TCTAAAAGGTTCGGCCACTCCCGGGTGTCCATAACCCTGGACCTCTACAGCCACGTGTTGCCGGGGATGCAGGAAGTGGTCGTGGCTCGCGTTGACGAGGCCCTATCGCAGGCGCTAGAGAAGCGTCCGCGGAGTGTTGGGTAGCAATCCGGTAGCAAGCAGGGTTTACAACCGACCTGCAAAAGCACCGATTTTGCAATGATCCTAGTGCTTTGGAGAGGTGGCAGAGCGGTTGAATGCACCGCACTCGAAATGCGGCATGCCTGCAAGGGCATCGGGGGTTCGAATCCCCCCCTCTCCGCCAGACCTTCCCTAAGCCTTTGATCCGGAATAAAGCTTAAGCATCTCTGGTGCTTATGGCCGTCGCGGTGGTGCACAAAGGTGGTACACACCAGGCCGCTGCCGTCCGCGCGCCCGTGGCGCGATCCGAAGACGGCCATGGACTGGTTCCGGCGCCGAGTGCTCAAGGAATTGCAACCGCTGCTCGGAAGGTGCGAGGAGCGCAGGCCGCTCGTAACGGAGGAGTCGGCTCTTTCCAGGATGCGGTACCGCCCGGCAGCCGTCGAGAGCGACGAGCGGTGGAGGCTTCTGAGGCGATCGGCGGCTGGCTTGGCCGCCCTCGCGCCGCTACCCGAAGGTGTGCCCGGAGGCGGCGTACAGGCTCCTTCCAATCGGCGTCGATCCGATTGTGCCTTGCGAAGCAACTCGAGAAGGGTCGCTTCTGGTCCTTCGAGCATTCCGGCCGTTCCGTTCGCACCGACGGGATCCGTTCCCTGGCGTCCGGTCTTCGAGGCCTACGCGGTCGAAGCGAAGCTCGCGCCATCCACCATCAGGCGCTGGGCCGGCGTCCTGACGGCGCGCGGGGAAGCAGACTTTTCGTCTGGACAAAGCCGGCCACCAACATCCTCTCCGCCGTCAGCCGGTCCCCTGAACCATCCGTCTGAGTCCGTGCACCAGTCTCTCTGCATTGCTTCAGCATGTCGCCCCGGAGGGTTTGCATCCCGAAACCGACCGGCGGAAAGCCACCCCGAGCCGCTGTTCTGCATCCGACTCATGCCGGTCGTGCGAAGAGCCCGTGGGTGCATCCTGGGAGCGGTCATCCGAGTGACCGCTCTGCAATCGCGGTTTGGGGTGACTGTGCGCCGGTCCGCGTTCGAGCGGCATGCGAATCGATGCAGCGCGCGAAAGTTGAATTGCGGCGCAAGAAGCGGGAAGCGTCACAGACTGGGCAGTCGCATACGTGGTCCATCGCCAAGCCACGGAGCCACTCGTGAACGGTCCCCACGTCACAATCGAGCCGTCGATCCTCTACCTCGGAACCCCGGTGGTCCTCATCAGCACGCAGAACGAGGACGGCACCGCCAACCTTGCGCCGATGTCCTCCGCGTGGTGGCTCGGTTGGCGGTGCATGCTCGGTCTCCAGACCGCCTCGCAGACGCCGCAGAACATGATCCGCACGGGTCAGTGCGTCCTCAATCTGGCGTCACCGAGACAGGCTGACGCGGTGAACAGGCTGGCGCGCCTGACGGGCACCGAGACGATACCCGAACTGAAACGACGGCTGGGCTACACGTATGAGCCGTCCAAGTTCGAGGTGGCCGGCCTCACACCCATCGCGTCGCAGACCGTGGCCGCCCCGCGCGCGCTGGAGTGCCCTATCCAACTGGAGGCCGTCGTCGCGGCCCGGCACGGGATCATGGACGACGATCCCCAGGTTGCGGGCCTGATCTCGGCCTTCGCGGTGCGCATCACCCGTGTCCATGTTCATCCGGGCTTGCTGATGGAAGGACACGAGAACCGCATCGATCCAGGCAAGTGGCAGCCGTTGATCATGAACTTTCAGAAGCTTTACGGCGTGTCGAGCATCGAGATCGTTCCGTCCCGGCTCGCGGAGATCGAGGAGAAGAGCTACCGCATGCCCGACGTGGAGAGGGCTCGCGACGGTGTCCTTGACCCGGCGGGATGGCGCGAGACCGGCCGCGATGCGTTCGATCCCAATAGAGATCTCAGGCTCGGTTAGCTGCGGTCCGTTTTCATTCATCGTCGCTCGAAAGCAAACCGGCCGAAGCTCACCCCGTGCAGCCTGCCCGCTTTCGACCCATGCCAATCGTGCGGACGGCCGGCACCGTTGCCCGAAAGCCGTCATTCCTGGGCCATTCGGCACCTTCGCCTCGGGAGCAGATACTGATCCTTCGCCCCGCAGCCGACGCCCCGGCTCCGAACCTTCAGGCATGGCCGTGCTGATGGTGTAGGTCGGGGTAGTGCGGATGGGTGTGACGCAGCGGCTCATGCCGGTGCCAGTGGGTGTGCGGCTCCGTCACGGGCCCATCGTGATGATGCGGATGGTGCTCGTCGTGGACGTGGGCGTGCTCGTGCTCCATCACCTCGTGGATGTGCTCGTGCTCGTGCCGCTCCGCGAGGTGCAGCCAAAGGCCCACTCCCATCAGCAGACCGGCCACGACAAGCTGCACCGTTATCGGCTCGCGCAGGAGCGCCACGGCGATCACCGCGCCGATGAAGGGCGCAAGGGAGAAGTAGGCTCCGGTGCGCGCTGCACCGAGGTGGCGCAACGCGAGCATGAACAGGACGAGGCTCACGCCGACGCCGAGGAAGCCGACCAGAGCCGTTGCCCCGATGACCGCCATCGGCGGTACGGCTGCGCCCAGCAGCAGCGCCAGAACGACGTTGACGCTGCCCGCTACCACCCCTTTGATCATGGCCGTTACAACCGGGTCGGCCGAGGAGAGCTTGCGCGTCAGGTTGTTGTCGATGCCCCAGGCCAGACAGGCAGCGGCGATCAACGCCGCGCCCGCATCGAGGGACACACCTTCGCCGTTCCACGATAACAGGACCGCGCCCATAAGGATGGCGGACGCACCGAGCAGGAGCCGCCGATCGACGTTCTCCCGGAACACCACCCACGCGATGAGCATGGTCGCCAACCCTTCGAGGTTGAGCAGAAGCGATCCGGAAGCGGCAGAGGTGCGCGACAGCCCTAGCATCAGCAACAGCGGCCCGGCCAACCCACCCGACAGCACCACCGCCGCCAGCCAGGGTCGATCGTGACGGCGTAGAGGAGCTTCCCGGGCCGGAACGCCGAGAGCAGCCCGGCCGCCATGCACCGCTGCCAGACCGACGCCCGCACCGAGGTAGAGCAGCCCCGCGAGCAGTTGGGGCGACACCGTGCCGAGCAGGAGCTTCGCGAACGGGGTCGAGGCACCGAACAGGACGGCCGAAACGAGGGCCAGCGGCACCCCAGGCCACAGGTGAGAATAGACGCGCTTCATCCCGCACCTGTAGCAGGACTCCCTCGAGCGCCCGAGATCGAATCCTCCGACCTTCCGCGAAGGAGCGGAAGCAGGCACGGCGGCGGCGTTCGCGTCTCTGCATTCGTCCCCGAAGCAGACCGGCGGCCATCACCCAACTCAGCCGTTCATCCGTGCCCGTGGATGCGGCCGGAGCCGGCCGAAAGCCGCTGGCCCGTCCGGGATCCGTTCGTCGAAGGCAGATGGGCCTCACGCGTCCAAGCGAACGTGCGCCTGTTGGTCAGAAGGCGCGAACCAGCGAAAGCACCGGGCGCGCGTTGGAGGGCGGCTTCCCCTCAGCCGCTGCATCGGAGGCTCTTACGACCGGCCGGCCCCTCGGCGCATCCTCGCGCGCCGGCGGCGGCAGGGGCACGCCCTCGATCCGCGCGATGAGGGTCGCGAGCTCGGAGGCCGGGCGTGCCGGACTGTAGAGGAAACCCTGGGCGATATCGCAGCGCTTCTCCCTGAGGACGTCGAGTTGCTGGCGGGTCTCGACGCCCTCCACCGTCACGTTCATCGAGAGGGCGCGCGCCATCCGAGCGATGGCCTCGACCACCGCAACCTTCTCGGGGCGGCCCTGAAGGTCGCGCACGAACGAGCGGTCCACCTTCACCTTGTCGAACGGAAACTCGGTCAGGTAGCTCAGGCTGGAGTAGCCCGTTCCGAAGTCGTCCAGCGCGATCCTGACGCCCGTCGCGCGCAGGCGCTTCAGGTTCTCCAATACCTCCGGACCGTGATCCAACAACACCGACTCGGTGATCTCGATCTCCAAGCGTCCCGGCGCGAGGCCGGTTTCGCGCAGGACGGCCGCCACCTCCTCGTGGAAGCTCGGCATGCGCACGTGAATGGAGGAGATGTTCACCGCGACCCGCAGGTCGGGCCAGTCGCGGGCGTCGGTGCAGGCGCGGCGCAGGGCCCAGCGCCCGATCTCGACGATGAAGCCGGTCGTCTCGGCGATCGGGATGATCTCGCCGGGCGAGACCCAGCCATATCCTGGCTTGTTCCAGCGCAGCAACGCCTCGAAGCCCGTGACGCGGCCGCTCCTCATGTCGACCAGGGGCTGGTAGTGCAGTTCCATCTCGTCGGCCGCGAGGGCAGCGCGCATGTCCAGATCGAGCTGTCGCTGGCGGACGACCCGCTCCTCCAGCGAAGGATCGAAGGTGCGCCAGCATCCCTTTCCGTCCGCCTTGGCCGCGTAGAGGGCAAGGTCGGCGCGCATGAGCAGGCTCGCCGGCTCGATCGCATCGTCCGGCACGTAGGCGATGCCGACGCTGACCCCGATCTCCAGCTGGGCTTCGTCGATCTGGAACGGTCGCCGAAGCTCGGCCACGATGCGTGAAGCCAGCGCCTCGGCCTCGGCGCGCTCGACGTCACGGACGACCACGGCGAACTCGTCGCCGCCGAGGCGATAGCCGCCGTGTGGGCCGCCGATCGCGAGCAGGCGCACGGCGACCTCCTTCAGGAGGCGGTCGCCGACGAGATGGCCGCGGCTGTCGTTGACGGCCTTGAAGCCATCGAGGTCGAGGTAGAACAGCGCGCTCCGGCGCTCGGACGTGCGGACCTCGCGGCAGAGTGCCGCCAGCATTTCCTGGAAGCCGCCGCGGTTGGGCAGGCCCGTCAGGCTGTCGTGCCCCGCGAGGAAGGCGATGCGGGCTTGCGCCTCCCGGCTCTCGGTGGCGTCCGAGCCCACGCCGCGATAGCCGGCGAACGCCCCTTGTGCGTCGAAGACGGGCTTGCCGTTGAGCGTGAGCCATCGGATCCCGTCTGCCGTACGAAGCCGGATGGTTCGGTCGCGGAACGGCGCGCGGGCCTCGACGGCCGCAGCGACCGCGGCCGCATCCGCACCATCGCCGTCGGGGTCGGCGAATTCCCGGAGAAGCGCGGATAGCGTCCGGTGGCGCAGCCAGGCCGCCTCGATGCCGAGCAGGGCGGCGACCGCCGCGCGAGCCTGCCGCAGACGCCCGACCGTGTCGGTCTCCCAGAGCCAGTCGCTCGTGCCCTCGGCGAAATCCCTGAGGAGGAACCCGATGGTCTCGCTCTGCGCGCGTACGATGACCCGGTCTCGGATTCGCTGGTAGGAGTGACAGCATATCCGACGCGCACTGACGAACACGAAAGCCGCGTAGATCGCGAGAAGGATCCCGACATACTGCCCGACCGGGCCTTCGCAGCCGGCGAGCCCGACGAACAGGCCGATCACGACGGGGGCCACGGCGAGCACCGCCAGGGAGAAGATCGGGCCCGCGACATAGGCGTGCGAGATCAGGGCGGCGCAGACCGCGCCGACCACGATCCGGTAGGCATTGTCGAGGGATGGCAGCAGGACCGCCGGCATGCTCGCCCACGCGAGCCCCCGACCGAGCGCGAGGCCATGGAGCACCACGAAGGACTCGCGGGCGATGGCGTCCTCGCCGAGACGACCGTGGTAGCGCCGCAAGGCGACCATGGCCAGAGTGCACAGCGCGGTGACCGACGCGGACAGGCCGGCGAGGTACTGGTGCGACGCGACCTCCCAGAAGATGGCCGTCAGCACCAGCACGACGGCTGCCTGGGTAAACGCCGTGTATCTTCCGAGCTGCAGCGTCTCGGCCAGCATCGCAGCGCGCGTTGCCTCGCGCAGGCGCGTGTCCTGGTCGGACATGGTCAATTCGTCGGTGTCAGCCGGCAATATGATCTCACTCATCACCGCGCACCCCGCGCGGCCGGACGCGGCGCCTCGAACGCCGGCCCGGCCATCACGCCAGCCCGGTCCACCGCTTGGGGGACGCGAGAGCTGTCGCCGGGGGCAGCCTGGAGATGGGCGTGGATCGCCGATCGCGTGCCCTCGACGCCGGACGCGACCGGCAAGGCGTTCGGCGGAAGCGGCCGGATTGGGAGATCGTGATTCTGAAGCCGCATGTGATGCCCCTACGCCGAAGAAGTCCCTTGCCGTCCTGTTTCATGAGGATGAGCGACGCGCGCTGCTGGAGTCTCAAAGCGATCGGCGAAACACGGGTCGATTCGTCGATTTTTGGATCGAATTTTCTGTCTTTTCGAAGCTTGCGGCTCGAGAGCCGACGGAGATGGAGATTTTCATGCCATCACCGGCTGTCTTGAGCATTCGTGGCCGGGCTGTTCGTTAGCGAGGCATGAAATTCGAAGACGCATGATCGGAAAGCGTCGATCGAGAACACGAAGACCGTTCGACCCTCGTCGAAAACGGCCGCGGGCCGCGATCGTGCAGTCTTAGCGACAGAAATCGTGCATTTTAATGAATTGTAAACCGGCGCCATGACATGAAGACTGCCACAGCATGCGACATCGGTGTCGGGAGGCGGAGCGGTGCCCACACGTGCCTTGATGCGGCGCTCCGTGCCGGCGGAGGTGGGCGTGCCGCCGCGCCAGATCTCGTCGCGCCATTTCCTCAAGTTGATCGAAGACACCGGCAAAGTCGGCTTCTGGTCGGCAGACCTGCGCGCGGATCGGTTGGAGGCCTCGCCCGGCCTCTACCGCATCCTCGGCCTGGACCCCGCCTCCGAACTCACGTTCGGCTTCGGCCTCGACATGATCCATCCCGAAGACCGGGCCGCGCATGGCGACCAGATCGCGGTCCTGCGGTCCGGCCAGCCGATCAGCCGCGAGTTCCGCATCATCCGGCCAGACTGGACCCAGCGCTGGGTCCTGCACCACGCCGAGGTCGTTCTCGGTCCGGACGGCATTCCGAGCCAGGGCCTTGGCGTCGTCTTCGACGTCACCGCGCAGCACGATGCCATGATCGCCCTCATGCAGCGCCATGATCGGCTGAATGCACTCGTCGCCGCCACCGCCTCGGTCTTCTGGGTCAACAAGGCCAATGGCGAGCCCAGCGAGATGCCGCAGTGGATGGCGCTGACCGGCCAGACCCACGCGCAGATGCAGGGGTGGGGATGGCTGGATGCTGTGCACCCGGACGACCGCGCCCGCACGCTCGCCGCCTGGACCACGGCGGTCGAGCACACCGAGCCCTACAACACCGATTATCGCGTGCTCTGCGCGGACGGCATCTACCGTTGGTTCAATGCCCGCGGTGCGCCGGTGCTCAACCGCGATGGGTCGGTCCGCGAATGGGTCGGCGTTTGCCTCAAGGTGGCGGGCCGCAGCCGCTACGGTGCCTCGTCGTCGACGACCGACGCGGCGACGGATTGGCCGAAGGGGACGAACGCCGCCCACAGGCCATCCGAGATGGAGGATCTCCTCACGCCCGGACAGATTCGGGCGGCACGCGGCTTGACCGGCCTGTCGAAGGACGAGTTGGCGGCCTTGGCCAAAGTCTCGGTATCCACGCTCAACCGGCTGGAGGATCCCGCTTCCGAAGTCCGGTCGCGCCCCGACACGCTGCTGGCCGTGCGCCGTGCCCTGGAGGGTGCCGGCGTCGAGTTCATCTTCGAGGCAGGCAAGAGGCCCGGTATCCGCGAGGCGTGACGGCCCAGCGCCCCGCATGACGGCGGCGCCAGGCACGTACGCCCGGCTCGGATCGCAGCCGTGGTTCGCGTGCGGCGCCCGCGCTCCGTCCTCATCGTGACGGCCGGTGAAGGCGTTGCCGTAAAGCCGCCCGGGCGCCGATGCGCCGACCCCTTTCGGTGAGACCCGATACAGTCCGCGCCCACGGCACAGGCCCATCGGGGTCGCTCAGGGGGCACGGTCCTTCTGATCGCACGATACGATCGCTCCGGATGCCGCGCAGGCGTGAGGAAGACCTCGTTCTTCGCCGGCTATCGCCACAACGATCATCGCGCCATTGGTCGAACCCGGCCAACGCCGGATCCGGATCAGACCCTTCCGAACGACCGTGCTGTCCAATGGACACGGATCACCGGATACGACGCGGAGCAAACACAGCATCGCGCCGGACAATCGACGGCCATGCAGAGCCGGTCTGTTCGAGCGCTCACCCGCGTTCCGTATCTCGAGTGTCGATCCAAGTTTATGCAGGGCGAGAACCTGTTCAGCCCGCCTTCGAACGCGGTTGCCCGGAAACGGGAAGAGGCAGGCCTGCCCTCGCGGTGCCCGCAGGTAGCGAGGTACCCGCTGGCGTCGCGAAAAATTCGTTCCAATCGAAACGATTTCTTCCATCGACCACCGAAAGCGGAAGGTAGGATCATATTCACGGTCGAATGACATGCATTCGTTCATGCCGCGCTCGAATCCGGGATCGCCATTTAATGCTGTATTCAAATCTCCGGAGATATAAGCAATCGATCACTTGAGAGCCTGGCCATGTTTTTCCGTGCGACCTACAATGAATCGCAGTCGACACTCGACGCGCTGAGAAAGTCTCTCGCGATCATCGAGTTCGAGATGGACGGCACGATACGGGGTGCCAATCCGATCTTCCTGTCCATGGTCGGCTACGAGCTGGCCGCAATACAAGGCCAGCATCACCGTATCTTTGTCGAGGATGAGGTCGCCGAAAGCTCCGACTACGCGAACCTGTGGAAGAAGCTTCGCAGCGGCGAGTTCGTCGCCGGGGAGTTCCAGCGCAAGGCGCGATCGGGCGCGAAGGTCTGGCTCGAAGCCACCTACAACCCGGTCCCGGGGCCTGATGGACGCCCCCTTAAGGTCATCAAGTTCGCCAGCGACATCACGGACAAGAAAAAGGAAGCGAGCCGGCTGCTGCGCATGATCGACGATATGCCCGTCGCGGTCATGACGGCAGATCCACGAAACGATTTCAAGATCGATTATATCAACAACACCTCGCGCAAGACGCTGGAATCGATCGAGAAGTATCTGCCGATCAAGGTGTCCGACATGATGGGCAGGTCATTCGACGTTTTTCATAAGAATCCGCACCACCAGCGCAACATGCTGGCCGATGCCAGCCGCCTGCCGCATCGGACCAAGATCAAGGTCGGGCCGGAAACCCTCGATCTGCAGGTTTCCGCGATGACCGACTTGGACGGCACCTATCTTGGACCGATGCTGACGTGGTCCGTGGTTACCGCGCAGGTCGCGATGGCGGGCGAGGTCGCCGGCGTCGTCGATGCGCTCGGTATGGCCATCGGTGAGATGAAGGACTCGGCCCAGGGATTGAACAGATCGGCCGACGAGGCGAGCGAGCGCGCCAACTCGGTCGCAGCCGGCTCCGAGGAGATGACCAGTTCGATCCACGAGATCTCGGGGCAGGTCGGCCGGGTGTCGGAGCGCACCCAGCAGATCGCCACCCAGGCCGCGGCCACGGACGCGACGGTGCGCAATCTCGCCGCGAACGCGGCCGAGGTCGACACGGTGGTGGGCATGATCAAATCCATCGCCGACCAGACCAACCTGCTGGCGCTGAATGCCACGATCGAGGCGGCGCGCGCCGGGGCCGCCGGCCGCGGCTTCGCCGTGGTCGCCACCGAGGTCAAGGAACTGGCCGGCCAGACCGCCAAGGCGACCGGCGAAATCACCGACAAGGTCCGGGCCATTCAGGAAGCCACGGGCGAGGCCGTGACGGCGATCCGGATGATCACCGACGAGGTGGCCGAACTGTCGAAGCTGACGCTGGCCATCGCAAGCGCGGTCGAGGAACAGGCTGCCTCGACGCAGGAGATGTCCTCCAACATCACGGGTGTCTCGGCCGCGGCCGGAGAGACCGGTAAGCTTGCCGAGATGGTCCGGCAGATCTCGGAAACGCTGGCCGCCCGATCGGCCGGCCTCGGTGCCAGCATGGAAAAGTTCCTCAAGACCGGCTGACGGCTCACGCACGGGACCGGTCGCGGACAGATGTGGGCGAACACGGAAGGGGGCTGCCGAGTGCCTTGCTCGTCGAGTCAAGCAATAGCTTGGCTCGATGTCCGACGCGCGCAGGTGCTTGATTTGGTGATCTCATGGCTCATTGCCTTCCGGAAGACAACAGTCTCAGAACAGCCAATGTCGAGGAGAATTTCTGGATCGACGCCGTCAATGATGTCTTGATCGTGGCCGTCACGGATCCGGCCGGTCGGATCATCCAAGTCAACGATCGGTTCTGCGCCATCAGCGGGTACAGCCGCGGGGAACTTCTCGGTCGGAACCACCGCATCCTCAACAGCGGATGTCACGGCAAGGCGTTCTTCGAAGAGATGTATCGGACGCTCCGTGCGGGCCGAACCTGGCGGGGCGAGATCTGTAATCGCGACAAGAACGGTACCTTGTACTGGGTTGCGACGACCATCATTCCGGAATTCGACGCCGGTCGCAAAATCGTTCGGTACGTCGCCTGCCGCTTCGACATCTCGGAACAGAAAGCCGCGCAGCAGCGTCTCAGCGACATGGCGAGCCGCGACCCGCTGACGGGTCTGCTCAATCGGAATGGCCTTCAGGCCCTGCTCGCCGACCTGATGACGAACTCGGAACGGCACGAGCAAGGCTTGCGCGTCCTCATGCTCGATATCGACCATTTCAAGGACGTGAACGATGTCAATGGACACGACGTCGGCGACCGCGTCCTCCGAACGGTGGCGGATCGGCTCCACGCGGTCCTGGTCGGACGAGGGTTTGCCGCACGTCTTGGCGGAGACGAGATTGCCGCTGTCCTGCCGGATCACGGTGCGGAGACCTCCGCCCTCATTCAAGAGGCCCAGGATACGATTCGGCAGCCGATAGAACTCGACCAAGGCGTGTTCAATGTCACGGCCAGTATCGGCTTGGCGCGTTTCCCGGCCGACGGCACCTCGGCCGGAGAGCTGATCAAATGCGCTGACATCGCCCTCTATCAGGCGAAACGTCTCGGACGGGATCGCTGCGTGACCTTTCAGGCCCCCATGCTCGCGGCGACCCAGCGCCGGGTCGACATCCAGGAGCAGGCCAAGATCGGTCTCGTCCGGGGTGAATTCGAATTGTTCTACCAGCCCATCGTCGCATCGGACTGCAAGTCACCCGCTTCGTGCGAGGCTTTGCTGCGATGGCGGCACCCGGAGCATGGCCTCCTCACGCCGGGACGGTTCAAGGACGTTTTCGACTCTCCACGCCTGATGTCCGCCATTGGCCAGATGGTCCAGAGGCAAGCGATCCGACAGGCCGCCATATGGCTGCGAGCGGGTGTCCCGTTTGAAAAGATCAAATTCAACACGTCGGCAGCCGATTTCGATCTGCGGGGCTTCTCGACGCGCTTGTTGGCTCAATTGGCCGCCGAGGACGTGCCCGTGAGCTGCATCGGTGTCGAAGTGACGGAAGGACTGTTCCTGGGGCAGCGGTCCAGTTCCGTCCGGCAGGAACTCGCCCGGCTCAGCGAGAGCGGTATCGAGGTCGCGTTCGACGACTTCGGCACCGGCTATGCCTCGCTGACGCATCTGCGGGAACTTCCGATCGCGCGGCTCAAGATCGACCGCAGCTTCGTCATGAACATCGGCCATTGCGATCGCGATGAAACGATCGTTCGAAGCATTGTCGAGTTGGCTCACCGACTTGGTATGTTGGTGACAGCGGAAGGCGTCGAGACCGAAGAGCAGTATCGCAAGCTCGTCGAGATCGGCTGCGATCGACTTCAAGGCTACTTTTTCTTCCCCGTCATGCCCGTCGCGGAGGCGGCCGCGGCCCTTCACCTCCTCGTTGAGAATCCCCGGTCCTCTCTGGC
The sequence above is drawn from the Methylobacterium mesophilicum SR1.6/6 genome and encodes:
- a CDS encoding flavin reductase family protein, giving the protein MNGPHVTIEPSILYLGTPVVLISTQNEDGTANLAPMSSAWWLGWRCMLGLQTASQTPQNMIRTGQCVLNLASPRQADAVNRLARLTGTETIPELKRRLGYTYEPSKFEVAGLTPIASQTVAAPRALECPIQLEAVVAARHGIMDDDPQVAGLISAFAVRITRVHVHPGLLMEGHENRIDPGKWQPLIMNFQKLYGVSSIEIVPSRLAEIEEKSYRMPDVERARDGVLDPAGWRETGRDAFDPNRDLRLG
- a CDS encoding DMT family transporter: MKRVYSHLWPGVPLALVSAVLFGASTPFAKLLLGTVSPQLLAGLLYLGAGVGLAAVHGGRAALGVPAREAPLRRHDRPWLAAVVLSGGLAGPLLLMLGLSRTSAASGSLLLNLEGLATMLIAWVVFRENVDRRLLLGASAILMGAVLLSWNGEGVSLDAGAALIAAACLAWGIDNNLTRKLSSADPVVTAMIKGVVAGSVNVVLALLLGAAVPPMAVIGATALVGFLGVGVSLVLFMLALRHLGAARTGAYFSLAPFIGAVIAVALLREPITVQLVVAGLLMGVGLWLHLAERHEHEHIHEVMEHEHAHVHDEHHPHHHDGPVTEPHTHWHRHEPLRHTHPHYPDLHHQHGHA
- a CDS encoding putative bifunctional diguanylate cyclase/phosphodiesterase, encoding MSEIILPADTDELTMSDQDTRLREATRAAMLAETLQLGRYTAFTQAAVVLVLTAIFWEVASHQYLAGLSASVTALCTLAMVALRRYHGRLGEDAIARESFVVLHGLALGRGLAWASMPAVLLPSLDNAYRIVVGAVCAALISHAYVAGPIFSLAVLAVAPVVIGLFVGLAGCEGPVGQYVGILLAIYAAFVFVSARRICCHSYQRIRDRVIVRAQSETIGFLLRDFAEGTSDWLWETDTVGRLRQARAAVAALLGIEAAWLRHRTLSALLREFADPDGDGADAAAVAAAVEARAPFRDRTIRLRTADGIRWLTLNGKPVFDAQGAFAGYRGVGSDATESREAQARIAFLAGHDSLTGLPNRGGFQEMLAALCREVRTSERRSALFYLDLDGFKAVNDSRGHLVGDRLLKEVAVRLLAIGGPHGGYRLGGDEFAVVVRDVERAEAEALASRIVAELRRPFQIDEAQLEIGVSVGIAYVPDDAIEPASLLMRADLALYAAKADGKGCWRTFDPSLEERVVRQRQLDLDMRAALAADEMELHYQPLVDMRSGRVTGFEALLRWNKPGYGWVSPGEIIPIAETTGFIVEIGRWALRRACTDARDWPDLRVAVNISSIHVRMPSFHEEVAAVLRETGLAPGRLEIEITESVLLDHGPEVLENLKRLRATGVRIALDDFGTGYSSLSYLTEFPFDKVKVDRSFVRDLQGRPEKVAVVEAIARMARALSMNVTVEGVETRQQLDVLREKRCDIAQGFLYSPARPASELATLIARIEGVPLPPPAREDAPRGRPVVRASDAAAEGKPPSNARPVLSLVRAF
- a CDS encoding PAS domain-containing protein; translation: MPTRALMRRSVPAEVGVPPRQISSRHFLKLIEDTGKVGFWSADLRADRLEASPGLYRILGLDPASELTFGFGLDMIHPEDRAAHGDQIAVLRSGQPISREFRIIRPDWTQRWVLHHAEVVLGPDGIPSQGLGVVFDVTAQHDAMIALMQRHDRLNALVAATASVFWVNKANGEPSEMPQWMALTGQTHAQMQGWGWLDAVHPDDRARTLAAWTTAVEHTEPYNTDYRVLCADGIYRWFNARGAPVLNRDGSVREWVGVCLKVAGRSRYGASSSTTDAATDWPKGTNAAHRPSEMEDLLTPGQIRAARGLTGLSKDELAALAKVSVSTLNRLEDPASEVRSRPDTLLAVRRALEGAGVEFIFEAGKRPGIREA
- a CDS encoding methyl-accepting chemotaxis protein, with protein sequence MFFRATYNESQSTLDALRKSLAIIEFEMDGTIRGANPIFLSMVGYELAAIQGQHHRIFVEDEVAESSDYANLWKKLRSGEFVAGEFQRKARSGAKVWLEATYNPVPGPDGRPLKVIKFASDITDKKKEASRLLRMIDDMPVAVMTADPRNDFKIDYINNTSRKTLESIEKYLPIKVSDMMGRSFDVFHKNPHHQRNMLADASRLPHRTKIKVGPETLDLQVSAMTDLDGTYLGPMLTWSVVTAQVAMAGEVAGVVDALGMAIGEMKDSAQGLNRSADEASERANSVAAGSEEMTSSIHEISGQVGRVSERTQQIATQAAATDATVRNLAANAAEVDTVVGMIKSIADQTNLLALNATIEAARAGAAGRGFAVVATEVKELAGQTAKATGEITDKVRAIQEATGEAVTAIRMITDEVAELSKLTLAIASAVEEQAASTQEMSSNITGVSAAAGETGKLAEMVRQISETLAARSAGLGASMEKFLKTG
- a CDS encoding putative bifunctional diguanylate cyclase/phosphodiesterase, which codes for MAHCLPEDNSLRTANVEENFWIDAVNDVLIVAVTDPAGRIIQVNDRFCAISGYSRGELLGRNHRILNSGCHGKAFFEEMYRTLRAGRTWRGEICNRDKNGTLYWVATTIIPEFDAGRKIVRYVACRFDISEQKAAQQRLSDMASRDPLTGLLNRNGLQALLADLMTNSERHEQGLRVLMLDIDHFKDVNDVNGHDVGDRVLRTVADRLHAVLVGRGFAARLGGDEIAAVLPDHGAETSALIQEAQDTIRQPIELDQGVFNVTASIGLARFPADGTSAGELIKCADIALYQAKRLGRDRCVTFQAPMLAATQRRVDIQEQAKIGLVRGEFELFYQPIVASDCKSPASCEALLRWRHPEHGLLTPGRFKDVFDSPRLMSAIGQMVQRQAIRQAAIWLRAGVPFEKIKFNTSAADFDLRGFSTRLLAQLAAEDVPVSCIGVEVTEGLFLGQRSSSVRQELARLSESGIEVAFDDFGTGYASLTHLRELPIARLKIDRSFVMNIGHCDRDETIVRSIVELAHRLGMLVTAEGVETEEQYRKLVEIGCDRLQGYFFFPVMPVAEAAAALHLLVENPRSSLAA